The genomic region TGCCGAACTTCCTGCAGACCAAGCTCGGCTACGACACGCACGCCCGCGTGTCGCTGCCGGTGTTGAACCAGAAGACGGGGATGAACCGTTCGTTCGACACGTACCAGCTGATGGACAGCCACAACGACATGGCGGCCATGCTGCCGACCTTGAAGTTCGACGGACCGCGTCCGCACTTCTACATGCTGAACGTGGGGGAGACGCACTACCCCTACGCCAAGCCCGACGAGGACTCGTCGATGTGGCCCCGCATCAGCGGCGTGAACGGCGTGTTCCGCAAGATGAAGGACCAGATCGCGGCCAAGGAAGAGTCGGAGGAGGACGAGAAGTTCAAAGAGGACTTCCAGTTCTTCGACCAGGACAAGCTGGACCAGCTCCGCGATCGACAGATCGACACCGTGCGCTACCTCGACGGCGTGTTCGAGCAGCTCTACGACATGGTCCCGAAGAACACGCACATCATCGTCACCGCCGATCACGGCGAGCTCTTCGGCGAGGCCGGTTACTTCGGCCACGGCCCGATCATGCACGACAAGTGCTTCGAGGTGCCCTACCTCGAGGGCAAGGTCCGCTGAGCGGCTCGCGACACTCCCTCCTACCGAACACAACCACTCTCAATCACACTCCATCATGTCCGACAAAGGTTTCGTTCTCTGGTTCACCGGCCTCTCGGGCGCCGGTAAGTCCACGCTCGCCGAGTACCTCACGCCGATCCTCATGGAGCGCGGCAAGAACGTCGAGGTCCTCGACGGCGACGTCGTCCGCACCAACCTCTCGAAGGGCCTCGGCTTCTCGAAGGAAGACCGCGACACGAACGTCGCGCGCATCGGCTTCGTCGCCAACCTCCTCGCGCGCAACGGCTGCTGCGCGATCACGGCGGCCATCTCGCCGTACCAGGAGATCCGCGACGAGTGCCGCGGCATGATCGATCCGAACCGCGCCGAGTTCGTCGAGGTCTTCGTCGAGGCGCCGCTCGAGGTCGTCGAGGAGCGCGACACGAAGGGCCTCTACAAGAAGGCCCGCGCCGGCGAGATCAAGAACTTCACGGGCGTCAGCGACCCCTACGAGGCCCCGACGAACGCCGAGGTCACCGTCCACACGGGCGACGAGTCGATCGAGCAGTCGGCCGACAAGATCCTCGCCTTCCTCGAGCAGAAGGGCCTGATCAAGGCCGCGGCCGCGCAGGCCTGACCGACCACCGCGCAAGCACACCTCTGCGCGGTCTCCAGAAGGCGGCCGGCCTCTCCGAGAGCGGGGAGGCCGGCCGTTCTCCATCGGGCCCGTGCGCCCGCGCGACGCTAGCGGAACGTCACCGTCGAGACTTCGGTGAGGTTGCTCGTCACGGTCGGATTCGCGTCGCGGTACCAGTACTGGAAGCTCCAGCTCTGGCCGGCCATCGCCGCGATCGCGCCGGTCGGCTGCTGGATCGCGAGCGTGTCGATCGCCACGAGCGCCCGCCCGCTTCCGTCCGCCGTCTGCGCCTGGTTCGAGTAGCGGCCTATGGCCCCACCCAAGCAGAGGACGCCCTGGCTCCCGGGCGGGACGGTTCCGGTCTGCTGCTGGGGGCCCACGAGCAGGAAGCCCGTCGAGAACGGCGGGAGTGCAGTCGCTTCCAGCGCCAATGCGTTCGCGTCGACGTCCGCCGTCCCCCGGCCCACGAGTCGCGCCTGGAGTCCCGCCGAGTTCGGGGTGGCCGGTGCGCAGGAGGGCACGCCGATCGGCGCACTCGCGAGGCTGAACGCGTTGACGTCCGAAGGGTCGGGGAGCGACGTGAATCCGCGGTGTGCGAACACCGTGGCGTCGCCGACGGCCGTCTCGGACGCGAACCAGCGCGTTCCTGCGGGCGCCGGATCACCGAGGACTTCCATCGTCCATCCGCCGGCCGGCTGCTCGAACAGCACCTGGGTCAGCGGACCGGGCGCCTGGGTGGGGTTGTCGCTGTCGTGGTAGTAGTTGCCGATCAGGGCGACCCCGCCGCGTAGATCGACGGAGAACCCGAAGTGCTCCGTGATCGGATCGAGGGGCGAGAACGTCTGCGACAGCGTCCATTGGCCCGTGCCGCCATCGAACTCGTGCAGGTAGACGCGGCCTTCGCCCGGGAGCACGTCGACCTGTTCGCGCGAGCCGACGAGCACGCGGTCGCCGGAGATCGAGACGTCGAGCGGGAGGTAGAATGGCAGATTCCCCCCGAAGAGGTCCTGCTCGTACTGGAACGGCGTGCCAGGGCCCGCGCGGCGGAAGACCACGGCGGGGGTGGCGGCACTGCTGACGAACGTCCCCGAGCCGGCCACGAGGACGTCGCCGTCGAAGCTCAGGTTCTCGCCGAGGACCGGCCACGGGCCCGGGAGCGCGGCGGTCAGCAGCTGCTGCTCGATCCAAACGCCCGACGCGTTCCGCTCGAACACGTACAGGATGCCGTTCTGGGTCGCGCCCGCGAGCGGCGCGGCGACGACCGCCGTGTCGCCCCGCAACACGACGTCGTAGCCGAAGTAATCGTCCTTGCTCAGGTTCGACGCCTCCAGGCGCTGCGATTCCGACCACACGCCGGTCGCCGGGTCACGGTCGAACACGTAGGCGGCGCCGGCGAAGTTGAGCGTCGGCCCGTAGATCGACTCGTACGGCGCGCCGACGATCGCGCGGTTCCCGCTCGGATCGAGGTCGAGGCCGATGCCGAACAGCGAGTTCCGCCGCGGCGTGATCGGTCGGATCTCCTGATCGAGCGCCCATTCGCCGGAGGCGGGGTCGCGCTCGAAGCAGAGCACGATGCCGCTCTGCGCCTGGGGCCCGGAGGTGCGCGGATAGCCGGGCGTCGTCACGAGGAAGGTGTCCCCGTGCGACGCGAGCTTGTAGCCGTACTGGATCTGAGCGTGCAGGTGCCAGGACGTGGGCTGGTCGACGCGCTGTTCGTCGACGACCTGGGGGACGGCGATGGCCGGGGCGGTGGACGTCGCGGCCGAGAGGAGGGCGAATGCCGAGAGGCGCATGGACGGCTCCTGTCCGGGGACGATCCGAGTCTATGGGCGGCGCTCGATTCCGTGCCCGTTCCTCGCGCGTCTTACACTTGGCCCGCATGAGGCGTTCGCTCCGGGCACTCGGATCGCTGATCGTGCTCGCGGGGTGCGCCGGTTCGCAGACCGAGGAGCCGTTCGACCGCTGGCTCGAGACGATCGCATCGAGCTCCGAGCCCGGTGAACGCATCGTTCGACGCATCGCGGCGTTGGGCGGCACGCCGCTGCGGCACGGTGACGAGCTGCTGTTCCTCGCCGTGTCGAAGTCGGGCAAGCCCCCGCGCGTGGTCGGCGACTTCAACGACGGCGGATACCAGGCGTCGGACCTCGTGGGCGACGGTGGCATGACGCCGATCGGGACGTCGGGGTGGTTCTTCCTATGCGCCACCGTGCCGCCGAACACGCGCCTCGAGTATCTGATCCGCCACGGGGAGGCGACGGCTACCGACCCGCTCAACCTCGAGCGCACGACGACGTTCGGGACCGAGCGGTCGGTCGCGGCCGGTTCGGACGTCCCGCAAGCGCCTGCGCCGACGTCGACCGATCCCCGCGGAACGCTGACGTCGTTCCCGCTGACGAGCGCGATTCGCGAGAACGAGCGCGAGGTCACGGTCTACGTGCCTCCCGGGTACGACGCGTCGGGCGAGCCGCTACCGACGCTCTACGTGAAGGACGGGACGCGCTTCCGCGACGAGGTCGGCCTGCCGCCGATCCTCGACGCGCTCCTCGCGGCGGAGCGGATCCCACCCGTGCTCGTGGTGTTCGTCGACCCGGTCCAGCGCGGACTCGAGTATGGCACCTACGGCGCGTATCGCCGCATGGTGGTCGAGGAGCTCGTGCCCGAGATCGAGCGACGCTTCGCGTCCGGCGGCGCGCCCGAGCGACGGGGTCTGCTCGGCGCTTCGCGCGGGGGCCTGGCAGCCGTCGACCTCCTCATCCAGCACCCCGAGACCTTCGGCCACTGCGTGGCGATGTCCCCGGCGATCGCCCCGCTCCCGATCCTCGACGAGATCGCAG from Bacteroidota bacterium harbors:
- a CDS encoding sulfatase-like hydrolase/transferase encodes the protein MPRPLMRPGAVQKPEPQAENDFIIITLDSCRFDSFMAAETKTIQKISGGKVEKRYTYASWTAPSHYNLLPGLLPHTSPENVYASEYYKEDFYNYNDRLGSKGTDIDFGAMVPGLWLPNFLQTKLGYDTHARVSLPVLNQKTGMNRSFDTYQLMDSHNDMAAMLPTLKFDGPRPHFYMLNVGETHYPYAKPDEDSSMWPRISGVNGVFRKMKDQIAAKEESEEDEKFKEDFQFFDQDKLDQLRDRQIDTVRYLDGVFEQLYDMVPKNTHIIVTADHGELFGEAGYFGHGPIMHDKCFEVPYLEGKVR
- a CDS encoding alpha/beta hydrolase-fold protein, which gives rise to MRRSLRALGSLIVLAGCAGSQTEEPFDRWLETIASSSEPGERIVRRIAALGGTPLRHGDELLFLAVSKSGKPPRVVGDFNDGGYQASDLVGDGGMTPIGTSGWFFLCATVPPNTRLEYLIRHGEATATDPLNLERTTTFGTERSVAAGSDVPQAPAPTSTDPRGTLTSFPLTSAIRENEREVTVYVPPGYDASGEPLPTLYVKDGTRFRDEVGLPPILDALLAAERIPPVLVVFVDPVQRGLEYGTYGAYRRMVVEELVPEIERRFASGGAPERRGLLGASRGGLAAVDLLIQHPETFGHCVAMSPAIAPLPILDEIAEVDRIEGRATVLVSRFDTPNLVRDGHALAEALRTRGVAVEEREVPIDHSPMGWRCWVEVAVTSWAGASPPR
- a CDS encoding FG-GAP repeat protein; this translates as MRLSAFALLSAATSTAPAIAVPQVVDEQRVDQPTSWHLHAQIQYGYKLASHGDTFLVTTPGYPRTSGPQAQSGIVLCFERDPASGEWALDQEIRPITPRRNSLFGIGLDLDPSGNRAIVGAPYESIYGPTLNFAGAAYVFDRDPATGVWSESQRLEASNLSKDDYFGYDVVLRGDTAVVAAPLAGATQNGILYVFERNASGVWIEQQLLTAALPGPWPVLGENLSFDGDVLVAGSGTFVSSAATPAVVFRRAGPGTPFQYEQDLFGGNLPFYLPLDVSISGDRVLVGSREQVDVLPGEGRVYLHEFDGGTGQWTLSQTFSPLDPITEHFGFSVDLRGGVALIGNYYHDSDNPTQAPGPLTQVLFEQPAGGWTMEVLGDPAPAGTRWFASETAVGDATVFAHRGFTSLPDPSDVNAFSLASAPIGVPSCAPATPNSAGLQARLVGRGTADVDANALALEATALPPFSTGFLLVGPQQQTGTVPPGSQGVLCLGGAIGRYSNQAQTADGSGRALVAIDTLAIQQPTGAIAAMAGQSWSFQYWYRDANPTVTSNLTEVSTVTFR
- the cysC gene encoding adenylyl-sulfate kinase, with the protein product MTASSSARPVTSATARSCTTSASRCPTSRARSAERLATLPPTEHNHSQSHSIMSDKGFVLWFTGLSGAGKSTLAEYLTPILMERGKNVEVLDGDVVRTNLSKGLGFSKEDRDTNVARIGFVANLLARNGCCAITAAISPYQEIRDECRGMIDPNRAEFVEVFVEAPLEVVEERDTKGLYKKARAGEIKNFTGVSDPYEAPTNAEVTVHTGDESIEQSADKILAFLEQKGLIKAAAAQA